The nucleotide sequence CTATTTGTTGATCCGTAGGCTTGTTTCTGCTGGTTTGACCCGTCAAGCCATTCGGGCATTCAGTGAAATGCATATATTTATGGATGAAGAAAGTGAAGAGCAAGTGTGGAAGTCgtatttttgttatcttcttGATACCCTTTGTAAATATGGATATGTTAAAGTGGCTACTGAAGTGTTCAATAAGGAGAAGTGGAGATTGGAGCTCAATCGTAAGATTTATACCATTTTGATATATGGTTGGTGTAAGGTGAAGAATATAGACATGGCTAGGAGGTTTCTAGGGGAGATGTTGGAGAAGGGAATTGATCCGAACGTGGTGAGTTACAATGTGTTGTTGAATGGGATTTGCAGGAGAGCGAGTTTGCATCCCGAGGAAAGGTTTGAGAAGGTAATTAGGGAAGCAGAGAAGCTGTTTGATGAAATGACTGAACGAGGTGTGGAACCGGATGTGACCAGCTATTCTGTACTCCTTCATGTCTATAGCCGGGCTCATAAGCCGGAGTTATTACTTGATAAATTAAGGATTATGAGGCGCAAAGGGATATGCCCGAATATTGTGACATATAGCTCAGTCATCAAGTGCCTCTGCTCTTGTGGTAGGATTGAAGACGCTGAGCTTTTACTCGAGCTAATGGTTTCTAATGGGGTGACTCCCACATCCGCAACTTACAATTGCTTCTTTAAAGAGTACAAAGGGAGAAAGGATGTCAATGGTGCATTGAGGTTATACGAGAAGATGAGGCAGGGTTCCCTCTATCCACCTAACGTGAGTACGTATAATATATTGTTGGGGATGTTATTGAAATTGGGTCGAATAGGGCTGGCCAGAGATATTTGGGAAGATATGAAGGCTTCTGGAGCAGGGCCTGATTTGGACTCATATACATTGTTGGTTCATGGATTTTGCGAGAAACAAAAATGGAAAACGGCCTGCGAATTCTTTATGGAAATGATAGAAAAAGGATATCTGCCACATAAGGTAACCTTTGAGACACTTTATAGAGGCTTAATACAATCCAATATGTTGAGAACGTGGAGAAGGTTAAAGAAAAGGCTTGATGAGGAATCAATTACTTTTGGTTCAGAGTTTGAAAATTATCACCTAAAGCCTTATAGAAGGTGATCTGGTGAAGTCTTGAAAGGAGTACAAGGTTGACTAAATCATCTAGGTTTCGTCTTTGCTGGAATTTGAACTTTGGTTTCCGTGGTTTTCAACCGCTAGGCCACACCGTCCAGACACATTTTAAACTTATGCTGTATTTGGCATGAGTTTGTTAATTTAATGTCCCCGGAAGTGGTTACTCCATCTGGATTGACTGTTTGGTGGTTGTTAAGCTGAAGGTGTAAAAGCTGCAACAATGGATCACATGCAACCACGGATGATCCTTGTAATTGATGATGTAGGAGACCTCAAGA is from Nicotiana tabacum cultivar K326 chromosome 18, ASM71507v2, whole genome shotgun sequence and encodes:
- the LOC107804762 gene encoding pentatricopeptide repeat-containing protein At2g13420, mitochondrial-like, whose translation is MLVRLGSRCLFFPKTKTLFTSLHFLRFLCSSELQHLEPVDPRPSLPQLEPSNDADLISQVLLQHHNPFHAMESSIQLHGISLTPFLVHQTLLRLKHSSKIALSFFQYSQSHPSCSLDSTTFNLLIDILCKVHQFDVAWQLIIQMDQKCIKPNFTTFYLLIRRLVSAGLTRQAIRAFSEMHIFMDEESEEQVWKSYFCYLLDTLCKYGYVKVATEVFNKEKWRLELNRKIYTILIYGWCKVKNIDMARRFLGEMLEKGIDPNVVSYNVLLNGICRRASLHPEERFEKVIREAEKLFDEMTERGVEPDVTSYSVLLHVYSRAHKPELLLDKLRIMRRKGICPNIVTYSSVIKCLCSCGRIEDAELLLELMVSNGVTPTSATYNCFFKEYKGRKDVNGALRLYEKMRQGSLYPPNVSTYNILLGMLLKLGRIGLARDIWEDMKASGAGPDLDSYTLLVHGFCEKQKWKTACEFFMEMIEKGYLPHKVTFETLYRGLIQSNMLRTWRRLKKRLDEESITFGSEFENYHLKPYRR